GCGCTTCGCTTCGGTACTTCGCTAACGCTTCGTACTGCCCTGACGGGCATGCTCCATGCCCCTCACGCAGATGACCTTTATAGTTATGTCTTTACCTTGTTTAAGCTTGAAGTACAATTCCTTACAAGCTAAAACTTGGTATATGAAACATAGAAACGATGGATTCAGAGATCCTTTGCGTGAGGCATGCGGAGGGTGGGCGTTAGCCCAGTGCGTAGCGAAGCGCAGCACCGAAGCGAAAGCGTAGCCCGTAGCACGCCGACCTTGTGGGCTTTTGCCCACAAGGGCACGCCCAAAAAATAATCCATACAAACAAAAAAGATTATTTACGTCCATAATTGCCGCAAATGACAATACAAAATACAGCTAATTTAGCTATCTTTGGAAATGGTCTACATGCGTTTAAGCGAGCAAGAAGTTTTAACCTGCTTACGTTGTTTACCTGGTTGGGTATACAACTCTACTATTCCTGCCATTGAAAAAGAGTTTGTATTTGATAGTTTTCTAAACGCCATACAATTTATTTCAAAAGCAAGCCATTTTATAGACCTTCTCAATCATCACCCTGAATGGAAGAACGTGTACAATAAGGTTCAAGTAGTGCTATATACGCATGATATACAGGGCATCAGTACTTTGGATATTCAGCTTGCGCACTATTTGGAAAGTGTTTATCGCACACTATGAAAAATCCACTATCTATTTTACAACAGTATTGGAAGTATGATGCATTTAGACCTTTACAAGCTGAAATTGTACAATCAGTTTTAGAAAAATACGACACTTTGGCTATTTTACCGACAGGCGGAGGAAAGTCTATCTGCTACCAAGTGCCAATATTATGCTTGGAGGGCATAGGTTTAGTCATAAGCCCGTTAATTGCGCTTATTCAAGACCAAGTAGAGCAACTGCTACGAAGAAATATTCCTGCCACAGCTATTCACAGTGGCTTAACTCAAATAGAAATAGACACTATTTTGAGAGAATGTCAAGAGGGAAAGTATCGGTTCTTATACTGTTCGCCCGAACGTTTGCAGAGCGCAAAGTTTATTGAGAAGTTAAAATACTTACCTGTATCTGTAATTGCAGTAGATGAAGCCCATTGTATTAGCCATTGGGGCTATGATTTTAGACCATCTTATCTCAAAATTGCAAGTATTCGCCCTTATTTTCCCTACACTCCTGTCATTGCCCTGACCGCATCTGCTACCCCAAAAGTACAACAGGATATTATTGAAAAATTACTTTTCAAACCAAATTATAAGCATTTTCAAAAAAGTTTTGCTCGAGAAAATTTGCGATACGTAGTACTGCAAGAAGATAACAAATTGGATAAAATGTTAGAAATTATTCAGAAAATAAGGGGAACGGGAATTGTTTATGGGCGCACGCGAAAAGAAGTAGAAGAGGTATTCAAAATGCTTAAAGATGCAAATTTATCTGTAACGTATTACCACGCAGGTTTGTCTGTAGCCCAAAGAGAAAAAACTCAACAAGAATGGATAAAGGGAGAAAAGAAAATTATTGTAGCCACAAATGCCTTTGGTATGGGCATAGACAAACCTGATGTGCGATACGTTATACATTATTCTCCTCCTTCGGATATGGAAGCTTATTATCAAGAAGCAGGGCGGGCAGGGCGCGATGGACTTATTTCTTACGCCGTTATCTTATATCGTAACAATGATATAGATGTTCTCAAAAAATGGCTTGCTTCTCGGTTTCCTGATGTGGCAACAATTAAACAAGCTTATCAAGATATAAATGTATTCTACCAAGTTCCTTACCACGAATATCCCCCAAACGAACAAGTTATTTTAGATATTGAAGCCATTACGCAAAAGTTTAGTCAATATACTGTTCCTGTACTTTACGAAATTATTAAGCAGTTAGAAGCTGAAGGCTATTTTAGTTACGTAGAAAAGGAATTGATTTACTCAAAAGTTGCTTTCTTACATACATTAGAAGACATTTATGCTTTCATGATACACCATCCTAAATATGACGCTTTACTTAAAACGCTATTTAGATTGTTAGGCGGAACCGCGCTAGAAGGTAGACAACAAATAATTGAAGAGCGAAAAATAGCCCAGCTCTCTAAGCTAAGTTTAGAAACAGTGTATTTACAGCTTAACGAGCTGCAAAAGCTTAACATAATAGAGTACATAAGAGCTACAGACAAGCCCTTGCTCAAATGGTTGTTGCCCCGCGTTCCACCGCAAGATTTCACTATCAATGCCGAAAGTTATCAAAATCGTAAAAAATGGTATTTTGAAAAATTAGAAGCTATGCTCAACTACGTTCAAAACACTACATTGTGCCGAATGGAATATATCTCCCAATACTTTGGTGAAAAAAATACTAAGCCTTGTGGCAAGTGCGATATATGTGTAGGTAGACATAAAAAAACCCTCAATCAGGATATATTTGATAAAATCAAGTTAGAAATTATGCTTTTAGTATCACAGCGGCCTATTTTTTATGAAGAAATACTTAAAACTGTTACAACAGGTAATCCGCAGCAAAGAGAGCAGGTACTACGTTATTTGATAGATAATCAAGAAGTAAAGTTGTTACCTGACCTAAAAGTAACCTTGTAAAAGCAGAGTTATGCACAATAAAATAGATAAAGTTCGTAGCTTTGCCTGCTATGCCGACTAAATCCAGTAATGTAGTGGCTATTATAGGTAGACCTAACGTAGGTAAATCCACTTTATTTAATAGATTGATTGAGAAAAGAGAAGCCATCGTAGCAGATGTTAGCGGCATAACCAGAGATAGACACTACGGAACAGTAATATGGAACGGTAAAACTTTTACTGTTATAGACACAGGTGGATATGTACCCCAATCCGAAGACATTTTTGAAAAAGCTATTGCTGAACAAGTGGAAATTGCTATGCAAGAAGCAGAAATACTGCTCTTTGTTGTAGATGCCCGAGAAGGTTTAACCCCCTTAGATGAGCTTTTTGCAGATATTGTCCGCAAACAAAAACGTAAAGTACTCTTAGTTGCCAATAAAGTAGATAATTACCACTTACAAGCACACGCCGCAGAGTTCTACGCCCTTAATCTGACCGATGAGATATTTAATATTTCTGCTATTAGTGGAAGTGGGACAGGCGAGCTTTTAGATAGAATTACTCAACTTTTACCCAAAGAGCATACCCAAGTTCCAGAAGAAAATACTCCACGAATTGCCTTTGTAGGGCGCCCTAATGTTGGAAAATCTTCTTTGGTCAACACGTTGTTGGGAGAAAACAGAAGCATTGTTACGCCCATAGCGGGCACCACGCGCGATAGTATAGATACACACTATACTGCTTTTGGATATGATGTCATTTTGGTAGATACCGCAGGACTTCGTAAAAGGGCAAAAGTAAAAGAAAACATAGAATTTTATTCCACTGTTCGAACTATAAAAGCTATTCAAGAATGCGATGTTGCAGTTTTAGTGTTAGACGCCACACAAGGATTAGAAGCACAAGATTTACACATTCTTGACCTGATTGATAAAAACCGAAAAGGTAAAGTAATTGCAGTTAATAAGTGGGATTTATATCCTGAAAAAAATGCAAATACTCACATCCACTATACAAAACATATTGAGCAAAAAATTTTACCGCTATCGCATATTCCTATTCTATATACCTCTGCGGTTACTAAGCAACGAGTTCTCAAAATATTAGAAACTGCAGTGCATGTATATCATGAACAAAGAAAGCACATTCCTACTCAT
This Bacteroidia bacterium DNA region includes the following protein-coding sequences:
- a CDS encoding 4a-hydroxytetrahydrobiopterin dehydratase, whose amino-acid sequence is MRLSEQEVLTCLRCLPGWVYNSTIPAIEKEFVFDSFLNAIQFISKASHFIDLLNHHPEWKNVYNKVQVVLYTHDIQGISTLDIQLAHYLESVYRTL
- a CDS encoding RecQ family ATP-dependent DNA helicase; the encoded protein is MKNPLSILQQYWKYDAFRPLQAEIVQSVLEKYDTLAILPTGGGKSICYQVPILCLEGIGLVISPLIALIQDQVEQLLRRNIPATAIHSGLTQIEIDTILRECQEGKYRFLYCSPERLQSAKFIEKLKYLPVSVIAVDEAHCISHWGYDFRPSYLKIASIRPYFPYTPVIALTASATPKVQQDIIEKLLFKPNYKHFQKSFARENLRYVVLQEDNKLDKMLEIIQKIRGTGIVYGRTRKEVEEVFKMLKDANLSVTYYHAGLSVAQREKTQQEWIKGEKKIIVATNAFGMGIDKPDVRYVIHYSPPSDMEAYYQEAGRAGRDGLISYAVILYRNNDIDVLKKWLASRFPDVATIKQAYQDINVFYQVPYHEYPPNEQVILDIEAITQKFSQYTVPVLYEIIKQLEAEGYFSYVEKELIYSKVAFLHTLEDIYAFMIHHPKYDALLKTLFRLLGGTALEGRQQIIEERKIAQLSKLSLETVYLQLNELQKLNIIEYIRATDKPLLKWLLPRVPPQDFTINAESYQNRKKWYFEKLEAMLNYVQNTTLCRMEYISQYFGEKNTKPCGKCDICVGRHKKTLNQDIFDKIKLEIMLLVSQRPIFYEEILKTVTTGNPQQREQVLRYLIDNQEVKLLPDLKVTL
- the der gene encoding ribosome biogenesis GTPase Der — encoded protein: MPTKSSNVVAIIGRPNVGKSTLFNRLIEKREAIVADVSGITRDRHYGTVIWNGKTFTVIDTGGYVPQSEDIFEKAIAEQVEIAMQEAEILLFVVDAREGLTPLDELFADIVRKQKRKVLLVANKVDNYHLQAHAAEFYALNLTDEIFNISAISGSGTGELLDRITQLLPKEHTQVPEENTPRIAFVGRPNVGKSSLVNTLLGENRSIVTPIAGTTRDSIDTHYTAFGYDVILVDTAGLRKRAKVKENIEFYSTVRTIKAIQECDVAVLVLDATQGLEAQDLHILDLIDKNRKGKVIAVNKWDLYPEKNANTHIHYTKHIEQKILPLSHIPILYTSAVTKQRVLKILETAVHVYHEQRKHIPTHELNEFLQEITEHYPPPSIKGKSIKIKYVTQVNDAKNPTFLFFCNLPQYIQEPYKRYIQNKLHERYGFVGCSMVLAFKKK